One Sulfitobacter sp. M39 genomic window, CCGGGGAGGCATTTACATGAACACGACACTCACTGAAAAAACTGCCGATGGATCCTATGTCGACTGGCCCGCAATTTTCGCGGGTACCGTTGTGGCTGTGGCAATCGGGCTCTTGCTGACCGCCTTCGGCGCGGCGCTTGGCTTGTCGTCGATCACGCTGGACGGAACCGACAATTCATCGACGCTTGAACTGGTGCTGACCGCGCTGTGGATGGTGATCACGCTGGTCGCGTCCTATCTGGCCGGTGGCTATATCGCGGGCCGCATGCGCCGCCGCGTCGAAAGCGCCACGGATGACGAAGTGACCGCACGTGACGGGATCAACGGTTTGGTTGTTTGGGGCCTCGGGTCTGTGATCACCGCCGTGATGCTATCAAGCGCGCTGAGCTTTGCAGCTAATACCGCGGGCAATGTTGCTGCGGGTGCAGGCAAAGCAGCTGGTACGGTCGTCGAGGCTGCGGGCTCTGCCGTTGGGGGTGCTGCCTCCGGTCTGGCCGATGCGGCGGGTGCTGCTATCCCGGATGAGGCCAAGAATGATCCGACAGATTACCTGTCGAACCAGCTTTTGCGCCCCAATCAGGTTGACCCGGTCACCGCCGATCCCGAGCAATTGGCAGAGCAGACCGCCAGCATCGTCGCGAATATCTACCGCACGGGTGAGGTGAGCGAGGAAGACCGGACCTATCTTGCCGGTGCTGTTGCCGCACGCACCGATCTGACCCAGGCTCAGGCGAAAGAGCGCGTGGACCAGATCGTGACCCAAGCGCAGGAAGCACGTCAGGAAGTCGAAGACGCTGTTGCCGCTGCCAAGGCCGAGGCTGAACAAGCTGCGGCAGAGGCGAAAGAAGCAGCGGTTGAGGCTGCGCAAACCGCGCGCAACGCCGGTATCCTGACCGCCTTTGTGCTGGCCGCCGCGTCACTGATTGCCGGTGTGGCATCTGTTGCAGGGTCGGTCCACGGGGGGCGCCACCGCGATCAGGGCCGTCTGTTTGCCGGTCTGACATACCGCGGCTAAATTGCTTCACGTGAAAATCAAAACCCCGGCGGCGCAAGCGGTCGGGGTTTTCTTATTTAATCGTGATTCGGGATGTTCCGGTGCGGAGGGCGCGACGACGACCTCAGGCGCATCCATGGCACATGCCAAAACCGCAACGCCAAATAAATAAGGCATCAGGGCAAAGCGATATGTTTAAAGGGGGGATCTGGTGCTGAAGGGGAGGATTGAACTCCCGACCTCGTCATTACCAATGACGCGCTCTACCACTGAGCTACTCCAGCACTGTGGGCGGGTGATTAGACCCATTCGCAATATGGTGCAAGCGTAATCTGGACCATATCGGTCCGCTGCGCTAGACAATCGACATGTCAAAGGATACCGCCCCACAAAAGCCGCCAAAACCCAATGCATTGCGGGAAGACAGGCTGAAAGCCGCGCTGAAAGCCAATATGGGCCGACGCAAGGCGCAAGCGCGTGCGCGCAGCGACAAAAGCCAAAGCGACGACACGCAAAATAATAACGCGCAGACAGATAACGGGCCGACCGGCCAAACCAAGGAAGGCTGAACGATGGATTCGATTGTGGTCAAAGGCGGCGGTGCGCTGTCGGGGCAAATTCCGATTGCGGGGGCCAAGAACGCCTGTCTGACGCTTATGCCCGCGACCCTTCTGTCCGAAGAGCCGCTGACCCTGACCAACGCGCCGCGCCTGTCCGACATCCGCACCATGACCGAATTGCTGCGGTCCTTGGGGGCAGAGGTGACATCGATGCAGGACGGTCAGGTTCTGGCGATGTCGTGTCATGGCGAGATCAATACGCGCGCCGAATATGACATCGTGCGCAAGATGCGCGCGTCGAACCTTGTGCTGGGGCCGCTGCTGGCCCGCGAAGGGCACGCGCAGGTATCATTGCCCGGCGGCTGCGCGATTGGTGCGCGGCCGATGGATATTCACACCGATGGTCTGGCGCTGATGGGCGCAGAGATCGACTTGCGTGACGGTTATCTGCACGCCAAGGCGCAAGGCGGGGCATTGAAAGGTGCGGTCATCGACTTCCCCTTTGCCTCTGTCGGCGCGACCGAGAACATTATGATGGCGGCGACCTTGGCCAAGGGCACGACGGTGATCAACAACGCCGCCCGCGAGCCCGAGATCGTGGATCTCGCGGATTGTTTGCGTGCCATGGGCGCGCAGATCGAAGGCGACGGCACCAGCCGGATCGAGATTCAGGGCGTTGACCGCCTGCATGGGGCGACCCACCGTGTTGTGACCGACCGGATCGAACTTGGCACCTATATGCTTGCCCCGGCGATGTGTGGTGGCGAGGTTGAATTGCTGGGCGGGCGCATCAACCTGTTGTCGGCTTTCTGCGAAAAGCTTGACGCGGCAGGGATCGACGTGACCGAGACGGACAAGGGTCTGAAAGTTGCGCGGCGCAACGGGATGATCAACGCGGTGAATGTCACCACCGAACCTTTCCCCGGTTTTCCCACCGACCTGCAAGCCCAGATGATGGCGCTGCTGTGTACGGCGGAGGGCACCTCGGTGCTGGAAGAGAAAATCTTTGAGAACCGCTTTATGCACGCGCCCGAGCTGATCCGCATGGGGGCCGATATCGAGGTCCAAGGCGGCACCGCGACGGTGCATGGCGTCAAAAAGCTGAAAGGTGCGCCGGTGATGGCGACCGATCTGCGCGCGTCGATTTCTCTGATCCTTGCCGGTATGGCCGCCGAAGGCGAAACGCGCGTCAGCCGTGTCTACCATCTGGATCGCGGGTACGAACATGTGGTGGCTAAACTGCGCGGCGTGGGCGCAAATATTGAACGGATCAAAGACCAATGACCGAAGATGCACGTTTCGAAGACGGGCGCGAAGCCCCGCTGAACCTCGGCGCGCTGGATGCCGATGACCTCAAGGTGATCTCCTCGCTGGCGCAGGATGCTGTGTTTCCGGGTTCGGAAATGCGCTGGCTGCAGAAGGAGGGGCGCTTTGCCCTGTTGCTGAACCGCGTGCGGTGGGAAGACGCGGGCAAGTCGCGCCACGCCCCGGAACGCGTGCAAAGTATCCTGATGTTCAGCAACGTGCAGCGCGTGTCCAGCCAAGGCGTGAACAAGGGGGATGCGGATACCATCCTGTCGCTGTTGCAGATCGAATTTACCGAAACCGATGCGCCC contains:
- a CDS encoding DUF2948 family protein, producing MTEDARFEDGREAPLNLGALDADDLKVISSLAQDAVFPGSEMRWLQKEGRFALLLNRVRWEDAGKSRHAPERVQSILMFSNVQRVSSQGVNKGDADTILSLLQIEFTETDAPSGDVLLTLAGDGVIRLTVEALDVTLKDVTRPYVAPSRKLPEHPT
- the murA gene encoding UDP-N-acetylglucosamine 1-carboxyvinyltransferase, which translates into the protein MDSIVVKGGGALSGQIPIAGAKNACLTLMPATLLSEEPLTLTNAPRLSDIRTMTELLRSLGAEVTSMQDGQVLAMSCHGEINTRAEYDIVRKMRASNLVLGPLLAREGHAQVSLPGGCAIGARPMDIHTDGLALMGAEIDLRDGYLHAKAQGGALKGAVIDFPFASVGATENIMMAATLAKGTTVINNAAREPEIVDLADCLRAMGAQIEGDGTSRIEIQGVDRLHGATHRVVTDRIELGTYMLAPAMCGGEVELLGGRINLLSAFCEKLDAAGIDVTETDKGLKVARRNGMINAVNVTTEPFPGFPTDLQAQMMALLCTAEGTSVLEEKIFENRFMHAPELIRMGADIEVQGGTATVHGVKKLKGAPVMATDLRASISLILAGMAAEGETRVSRVYHLDRGYEHVVAKLRGVGANIERIKDQ